The following is a genomic window from Desulfofarcimen acetoxidans DSM 771.
GTCAATCAAACAGAACAGCTGGTCAAGCAGTATTTTTCACAAAGCAGTGATTAATCTTTACAGTTTCTATATAGAAGTGATTAATAAAGTAATGGTAATTTTTACTCCTATCCTGTAAAATAGAATCAAGTGTGGGGAGGGGTATTATTACCATGAGGAAATTGCATTTAAACAATCCACAAAATTTAACCATTGAGGATTTGAATAAGATAAAAAGAGAAACACCATATAAACTAAGATGCAGAGTTCAAGCTGTTATTCTTGTCATGAAAGGGAGACAAGCAAAGCAGATTGCCGAATATCTTGATATAAGTGAACAAACCATAAGAAAATACGTTGCTTACTTTAATGAAGGTGGAGTTAAAAAACTGCTTCATGTATCAAAAAAGCCGGGAAGACCGCCAAGGCTAACCAATGAACAAAAAGAAGAGGTCAAAGAGGTACTGAAACAATCACCATCAGAGGTTGGTTTTAGTACCCATACTACTTGGAATTGTAAAACCCTCGCTGCTTACATTTATGATACATACGGCGTTAAATATACATCAGATGGTGTTTGGCGCATGCTTCTTAAGATGGATTTTCGTTATAATCGTCCCACTTATGTATTAGCCAAAGCTGATCCGGAAAAACAAAAAGCTTTTCAAGATGAGCTGGAAGAGTTAAAAAAATCTCACTGAATGTGAAATACTCCTATATGTGGATGCATCTCACATTAGGGATTATC
Proteins encoded in this region:
- a CDS encoding IS630 family transposase, with translation MRKLHLNNPQNLTIEDLNKIKRETPYKLRCRVQAVILVMKGRQAKQIAEYLDISEQTIRKYVAYFNEGGVKKLLHVSKKPGRPPRLTNEQKEEVKEVLKQSPSEVGFSTHTTWNCKTLAAYIYDTYGVKYTSDGVWRMLLKMDFRYNRPTYVLAKADPEKQKAFQDELEELKKSH